From a region of the Arachis ipaensis cultivar K30076 chromosome B09, Araip1.1, whole genome shotgun sequence genome:
- the LOC107617442 gene encoding uncharacterized protein LOC107617442 has product MDVWLWISDLPNSAEWDESDSVPTFELASSGLGTEEDPTRSIELKAERTSGSDSEAAVTFTVCLQGFHPFNAEKPLWVSEKCQLSAENPFLPLLLQLLQEIISNSPTAHDSTCPRSQLQKLKPEPISWIMDSHTPESLSMFFNLVLTMRLFWLCAFDAPSEAGSLYFQSLLAPTLETASSKLASVLRTFFITVGVDTELCFMRTLGFIIAKWCIIREMGVGLQTLLVPPPQVRNPRFSYSAESNGLWILKGYAPVMTMKLARSNGQKSQFPGIDAKESILRYTMAHQQLEAHVQIEYTVGFRDGFIQVRARVDNIRLHVARLGFGQNDDVAEFLEEKHFPSRVRVWVGPEIGATYVSGLSLGRSTENREREVEVQKIVKGDFEKSQVSNVRASTRSARRTHTKSWRMDQDSEGNAAIFDAVLYDNATGHEVASWKPTGPTGDDPFHGLRGRYVGSNRAFNKSGSVVIAGDEYGEEVGWRLSKDMEGSVLKWRIGGEFWVSYLPNRAKGSHFETRYIEWCDEVDLPLIKSASMHHA; this is encoded by the coding sequence ATGGATGTCTGGTTGTGGATATCTGATCTTCCCAACTCGGCCGAGTGGGATGAGTCTGACTCAGTCCCCACCTTCGAACTTGCAAGTTCAGGACTCGGCACTGAAGAAGACCCAACCCGGTCCATTGAGCTGAAAGCCGAGCGAACTTCTGGGTCAGACTCTGAAGCTGCGGTAACATTTACCGTGTGCTTGCAAGGGTTCCACCCATTCAATGCAGAGAAGCCGCTTTGGGTCTCCGAAAAGTGCCAGCTGTCAGCAGAAAACCCTTTCCTCCCGCTGCTCCTACAGCTCCTCCAAGAAATCATATCCAACTCACCCACGGCGCATGATAGCACGTGTCCTAGGTCACAGCTCCAGAAGCTGAAGCCGGAGCCCATATCATGGATCATGGACTCGCACACACCGGAGTCCCTCTCCATGTTCTTCAACCTCGTCCTCACCATGCGCCTCTTCTGGCTCTGCGCCTTCGACGCCCCCAGCGAAGCCGGCTCCCTCTACTTTCAGTCCCTACTCGCTCCCACGCTCGAAACGGCGTCGTCGAAGCTCGCTTCCGTCCTCAGAACCTTCTTCATCACCGTCGGCGTTGACACGGAGCTCTGTTTCATGCGAACCCTCGGGTTCATAATAGCAAAGTGGTGCATTATAAGAGAGATGGGCGTAGGATTACAAACACTGCTGGTTCCTCCGCCGCAGGTGAGGAACCCGAGATTCTCTTACTCGGCGGAGAGTAACGGCCTGTGGATTCTGAAGGGTTACGCGCCAGTGATGACAATGAAATTGGCGCGAAGCAACGGTCAAAAGAGTCAGTTCCCAGGGATCGATGCAAAGGAGTCAATACTACGCTACACTATGGCGCACCAGCAGCTAGAGGCACACGTGCAGATCGAATACACCGTTGGATTCCGCGATGGCTTCATCCAGGTTCGTGCACGTGTCGACAACATACGCCTCCACGTGGCGAGGCTAGGGTTCGGGCAAAACGACGACGTTGCGGAGTTCCTCGAGGAGAAGCACTTCCCTTCCCGCGTTAGGGTCTGGGTGGGCCCGGAGATTGGAGCTACGTACGTGTCCGGACTTAGCCTGGGCCGGTCCACGGAGAATCGAGAGAGGGAAGTGGAAGTTCAGAAGATCGTGAAGGGTGATTTCGAGAAATCACAGGTTTCGAATGTGAGAGCTTCGACGAGGTCAGCGAGGAGAACGCACACGAAGAGTTGGAGAATGGATCAGGACTCGGAAGGGAACGCGGCCATATTCGACGCCGTTTTGTACGATAACGCGACGGGGCACGAGGTGGCATCGTGGAAGCCCACGGGCCCAACGGGTGATGACCCGTTCCATGGGCTGAGAGGGCGATACGTGGGGTCAAACAGGGCGTTCAATAAAAGCGGGTCGGTGGTGATTGCTGGGGATGAGTATGGAGAGGAAGTAGGGTGGAGACTTAGCAAGGATATGGAAGGGAGTGTGTTGAAGTGGCGAATTGGTGGTGAATTTTGGGTTAGTTATTTGCCCAACCGAGCCAAGGGTTCTCATTTTGAAACTCGCTATATTGAATGGTGCGATGAAGTTGATTTGCCTCTAATTAAAAGTGCGTCCATGCACCATGCATGA